Proteins encoded by one window of Sediminicoccus rosea:
- a CDS encoding acyl-CoA dehydrogenase, translated as MTFQTTPIVSGETYEMAHRFAREAEQELAGVADPAAQAAILERRWVQLTALGWTVTAIAEEAGGAGGDLAELAALAGGAGRAGLALPIASACGVVPALLAGHPALADVAGGAMRVAVILPGAAQDDPADAPRGGARLEGAVVGVETPPAPTHLLIVLEEPEPLLLLLPAATQGIESASYLRIDGRIASDFRFAAVPISPGWVLARGPQVLERAAAARDLGALLTCIECVAAMGALLEQTIQYLLNRVQFGAPLASYQALRHRVADMYVEYESLRGITARALRAATQGEGEPWQAIAFAKLRLGEAGRAVAESAIQAHGGMGMTEELPAIRLCKRLMMADFEYGNRVFQAARLLAHAA; from the coding sequence ATGACCTTCCAGACCACGCCGATTGTCTCCGGCGAGACCTATGAGATGGCGCATCGCTTCGCCCGCGAAGCGGAGCAGGAACTGGCGGGCGTCGCCGATCCCGCGGCGCAGGCCGCGATCCTGGAGAGGCGCTGGGTGCAACTGACGGCGCTGGGCTGGACCGTGACCGCAATCGCCGAGGAGGCTGGTGGCGCAGGCGGTGACCTCGCGGAACTCGCGGCCCTGGCCGGTGGTGCGGGGCGGGCGGGGCTCGCCCTGCCCATCGCCTCGGCCTGCGGTGTCGTGCCCGCGCTGCTGGCGGGCCATCCGGCCCTGGCCGATGTGGCGGGCGGGGCCATGCGGGTCGCGGTGATCCTGCCCGGCGCCGCCCAGGATGATCCGGCCGATGCGCCGCGGGGTGGCGCCCGCCTGGAGGGCGCTGTCGTCGGGGTCGAGACGCCGCCCGCGCCGACGCATCTGCTGATCGTGCTGGAGGAGCCGGAACCGCTGCTGCTGCTGCTGCCTGCGGCGACACAGGGCATCGAGAGCGCCAGCTATCTGCGGATTGATGGCCGCATCGCCTCCGATTTCCGGTTCGCCGCCGTGCCGATCAGCCCTGGCTGGGTCCTCGCGCGCGGTCCACAGGTGCTCGAGCGCGCCGCCGCGGCGCGGGACCTCGGCGCGCTGCTCACCTGCATCGAGTGCGTGGCCGCGATGGGCGCGCTGCTGGAGCAGACCATCCAGTACCTGCTGAACCGCGTGCAGTTCGGCGCGCCGCTGGCCAGCTATCAGGCGCTGCGACACCGCGTGGCGGACATGTATGTCGAGTATGAGAGCCTGCGTGGCATCACCGCACGGGCGCTGCGCGCGGCCACCCAGGGTGAGGGCGAGCCCTGGCAGGCCATTGCCTTCGCCAAGCTGCGTCTCGGAGAGGCGGGACGCGCCGTGGCGGAATCCGCCATCCAGGCGCATGGCGGCATGGGCATGACGGAGGAGCTTCCGGCCATTCGCCTCTGCAAGCGGCTGATGATGGCGGATTTCGAGTATGGCAACCGCGTCTTCCAGGCGGCGCGTCTGCTGGCCCATGCGGCCTGA
- a CDS encoding acetate--CoA ligase family protein, with protein sequence MRPEESVMHPLEKMFRPASIAVIGASADAEKLGGRTLWHIKELGFQGRIYPINVTAREVQGLPAWPSVLDLPEVPDSALVVLPAPLVEKALRECAAKGILHVQVLSSGFAEEGGEGVAMQARLMEIVRGSGMRITGPNALGSISPPDGFFGTFSSLLATARPGPGHVGVATQSGAYGSHIYAVAGFRGIGISRAIATGNEADLDVAACIDYLADDPGTRVICASLEGCKDGAGLRHALLKAAARRKPVIIMKVGSTEEGAAAAATHTGSLAGEDRIIDAVFRECGAWRASSIEEMLDIAYICSIAPLPPCDGVGILSVSGGLGVLMADAAIHAGLKVPPMAPEVMARILEIQPVAGGRNPIDTTAQLNGRMHIFESISQAMMQGAELGSVMFYLAHLGRNVPRFPPLEQALTALRQGFPDRLVVAVMTHVDEIRLKLEAVGIPVFEDPTRAVRAVAGAAHLRRLQAAALAAPEVPRAARRLTGPVHEAAAKALLAEAGVPVLPEQVCATAEDAVRAAGRLGYPLVMKILSPDIPHKTEVGGVLLNLTTAEAVAEGFAELMRRARLHKPEARLEGVLLTPMVSGGVETIIGVQRDPVFGPMVMFGLGGTSVELFNDVAFATAPLTPERAEALVASVRGARLLEGWRGAAPLDRAALVAALCAVSCFAVAHRDEVTGVEVNPFLVQVKGGQALDALIALEDDAARH encoded by the coding sequence ATGCGGCCTGAGGAGAGCGTGATGCACCCGCTGGAGAAGATGTTCCGCCCTGCCTCGATCGCGGTGATCGGGGCTTCGGCCGATGCCGAGAAGCTGGGCGGTCGTACGCTCTGGCACATCAAGGAACTGGGCTTCCAGGGCCGCATCTACCCGATCAACGTGACGGCGCGCGAAGTGCAGGGGCTGCCCGCCTGGCCCAGCGTGCTCGACCTGCCGGAGGTGCCCGATAGCGCGCTGGTCGTGCTGCCGGCGCCACTGGTGGAGAAGGCACTCAGGGAGTGCGCCGCCAAGGGCATCCTGCATGTGCAGGTTCTGTCCTCCGGCTTCGCCGAGGAGGGGGGCGAGGGGGTCGCCATGCAGGCGCGCCTCATGGAGATCGTGCGCGGGAGCGGCATGCGCATCACCGGTCCCAATGCGCTCGGCAGCATCAGCCCACCGGACGGGTTTTTCGGCACCTTCTCCAGCCTGCTCGCCACCGCGCGCCCGGGGCCGGGTCATGTCGGCGTCGCCACACAGAGCGGCGCCTACGGCTCGCACATCTACGCGGTCGCGGGATTTCGCGGCATCGGGATCAGCCGCGCCATCGCGACGGGCAATGAAGCCGATCTGGATGTGGCCGCCTGCATCGACTACCTGGCCGATGATCCGGGCACGCGCGTCATCTGCGCCTCGCTGGAGGGGTGCAAGGATGGGGCTGGGTTGCGGCACGCCCTGCTCAAGGCCGCGGCGAGGCGCAAGCCCGTCATCATCATGAAGGTCGGCAGCACCGAGGAAGGCGCCGCGGCTGCGGCCACCCATACCGGATCGCTCGCTGGCGAGGACCGCATCATCGATGCCGTGTTCCGCGAATGCGGCGCCTGGCGCGCCTCCTCCATCGAGGAGATGCTGGACATCGCCTATATCTGCTCGATCGCGCCACTGCCGCCCTGCGATGGCGTGGGCATCCTGAGCGTCTCGGGCGGGCTTGGCGTGCTGATGGCCGATGCGGCGATCCATGCAGGGTTGAAGGTGCCGCCCATGGCGCCCGAGGTGATGGCGCGCATCCTGGAAATCCAGCCCGTCGCGGGCGGGCGCAACCCGATCGACACCACGGCCCAGCTCAATGGCCGCATGCACATCTTTGAGAGCATCAGCCAGGCGATGATGCAGGGCGCCGAACTGGGTTCGGTGATGTTCTACCTTGCGCATCTCGGCCGGAACGTGCCGCGCTTCCCGCCGCTGGAGCAGGCGCTGACGGCGCTCCGCCAGGGCTTCCCCGATCGCCTCGTCGTCGCAGTGATGACGCATGTGGATGAAATCCGGCTGAAGCTGGAGGCCGTCGGCATTCCGGTCTTCGAAGACCCGACGCGCGCCGTGCGCGCCGTGGCGGGGGCCGCGCATCTGCGGCGCCTGCAGGCCGCCGCCCTTGCCGCGCCCGAAGTGCCGCGCGCCGCACGGCGCCTGACCGGGCCTGTGCATGAGGCCGCGGCGAAGGCCCTGCTGGCAGAGGCTGGCGTTCCGGTGCTGCCCGAGCAGGTCTGCGCGACGGCGGAGGATGCGGTCCGGGCGGCGGGCCGGCTGGGCTATCCGCTGGTCATGAAGATCCTCTCGCCGGACATTCCCCACAAGACGGAGGTGGGCGGGGTGCTGCTGAACCTCACGACGGCGGAGGCGGTCGCGGAGGGTTTCGCCGAACTGATGCGGCGTGCGCGGCTTCACAAGCCGGAAGCGCGGCTGGAGGGTGTGCTGCTCACGCCCATGGTGTCCGGCGGGGTGGAGACCATCATCGGCGTGCAGCGCGATCCTGTGTTCGGGCCGATGGTGATGTTCGGCCTGGGCGGCACCTCGGTGGAGCTGTTCAACGACGTGGCCTTTGCCACGGCGCCGCTCACGCCGGAGCGGGCCGAGGCCCTGGTCGCCAGCGTTCGGGGCGCGCGCCTGCTGGAAGGCTGGCGCGGGGCTGCACCGCTGGACCGCGCCGCGCTGGTGGCGGCGCTCTGCGCCGTCAGCTGCTTCGCGGTCGCGCATCGCGACGAGGTTACCGGCGTCGAGGTGAATCCCTTCCTGGTTCAGGTGAAGGGCGGCCAGGCCCTGGATGCGCTGATCGCCCTCGAGGATGACGCGGCACGGCATTGA